Within the Flavobacterium sp. CG_23.5 genome, the region AAAGCGTTGTTCATGTAAAAAAAAGAATAACTGATTAACTTTTGATGAAAATTAAGGATTTAAAAATATTTTATAAAGAGAAAATTCACATCAAAAAAAGAAGTATTTTTACGAAAATATATGTTGCTCTAAATGAAATTTTCAGGAGAAATATTCATCCTGCCAGTTTCTTACGATTATAAAAAATAATACAAATAGATGAAAGAAAAGGTAAAAGAGAAGATGAGTACAGAGAAAGAAGCAAAATTAAAAGCGTTACAACTTACGCTAGACAAATTGGACAAAACCTACGGAAAAGGTACGGTGATGAAAATGGGAGACAAAGCCATTGTAGAAGTAGAAACTATTTCTTCGGGGTCTCTAGGGATTGATTTAGCCTTAGGAGTTGGTGGTTATCCAAGAGGAAGAATTATTGAAATATACGGTCCGGAATCATCTGGTAAAACAACATTGACACTTCACGCGATTGCTGAAGCTCAAAAAGCAGGTGGAATTGCTGCTTTTATTGATGCGGAACATGCATTCGACAGAAATTATGCGGAGAAATTAGGAGTAGACATTGAAAATCTAATCATTTCTCAACCAGATAATGGAGAACAAGCATTAGAAATTGCCGAAAACTTGATTCGTTCAGGTGCAATTGACATTGTAGTAATTGACTCGGTTGCTGCTTTGACTCCAAAAAGTGAGATCGAAGGGGAAATGGGAGATTCTAAAATGGGACTTCATGCTCGTTTAATGTCTCAAGCATTACGTAAACTAACCGGTACCATCAGCAAAACAAATTGTACTGTTTTCTTTATCAATCAATTGAGAGAGAAAATTGGAGTAATGTTCGGAAATCCAGAAACTACAACTGGAGGAAATGCATTGAAGTTTTACGCTTCAGTACGTTTAGATATTCGTCGTTCTACACAAATCAAGGATGGTGATAATGTACTTGGAAACAGAACCAAAGTTAAAGTGGTGAAAAACAAAGTGGCTCCGCCATTTAAAATCGCTGAATTTGACATCATGTATGGTGAAGGAATTTCAAAAACAGGAGAAATTTTAGATCTTGCTGTAGAATTTGAAATCATCAAAAAAGCGGGTTCTTGGTTTAGTTATGGTGAAACCAAATTAGGACAAGGTCGTGATGCGGTAAAATCTTTAATCAAAGACAATCCAGAATTAGCAGACGAATTAGAATTAAAAATAAAAGCAAGAATAAAAGAATTAGCTGAAGCATAAAACTAAAAAAGAGTTCACTACGGTGGACTCTTTTTTTATATACTATTTATTAAAAAGCAAACTTATTTTCATTTTCGGTCTTTTCAAATTCCTGCAATTGAGAGTAAATGGTATTTCGAACTTCTTCCCGAATTACTTTTCTACTGCTTCCGGTTTTACCAAAGGTATCTACTTGCGAATGTATTTTAACCCTCATAATTCCTGGGCTTCCGCTAAAAAAAGTATAGGAAAATCTTTTTTTATTGTCGGCAAAACTAATTGGAACAATAGGTATTTGATGTTCAATCGCTAATCTGAAAGCGCCGTCTTTAAAAGTGTCTAACAATACCGATTCATCATCCGGCACGCCGCCTTCTGGGAAAATACAAACACTCAATCCTCTATCAATTCTATTCTGCGCCTGATTAAAAACTTCCATTCTGCTTTTTGGACAGCCTCGATCGACTAAAATACAGCTTCGTTTGTAAAAAAATCCAAATAATGGAATCTTGGCCAACTCGTGTTTACCAACAAAAACAAAAGGATTTTTAATGGTGGCCAGCATCAGCATGATATCGGCCATGGAAGTGTGATTGGCAACAATCATATAGCTTTTATGGGATTCCAGTTCCTGGTTTTTTTCAACTTTATAATAAAAACCCATTCCAAAGAGAATGAATTTTGCCCAAATTCGAGCCATCTTAAAAAAGTAAGGATATCCGCTTTCGGTCAAAATGGAAAGCACCAAAAAAGGAAACA harbors:
- the recA gene encoding recombinase RecA, with translation MSTEKEAKLKALQLTLDKLDKTYGKGTVMKMGDKAIVEVETISSGSLGIDLALGVGGYPRGRIIEIYGPESSGKTTLTLHAIAEAQKAGGIAAFIDAEHAFDRNYAEKLGVDIENLIISQPDNGEQALEIAENLIRSGAIDIVVIDSVAALTPKSEIEGEMGDSKMGLHARLMSQALRKLTGTISKTNCTVFFINQLREKIGVMFGNPETTTGGNALKFYASVRLDIRRSTQIKDGDNVLGNRTKVKVVKNKVAPPFKIAEFDIMYGEGISKTGEILDLAVEFEIIKKAGSWFSYGETKLGQGRDAVKSLIKDNPELADELELKIKARIKELAEA
- a CDS encoding lysophospholipid acyltransferase family protein encodes the protein MKGLKIIFWTLWRVWFYILMAIPILAMFPFLVLSILTESGYPYFFKMARIWAKFILFGMGFYYKVEKNQELESHKSYMIVANHTSMADIMLMLATIKNPFVFVGKHELAKIPLFGFFYKRSCILVDRGCPKSRMEVFNQAQNRIDRGLSVCIFPEGGVPDDESVLLDTFKDGAFRLAIEHQIPIVPISFADNKKRFSYTFFSGSPGIMRVKIHSQVDTFGKTGSSRKVIREEVRNTIYSQLQEFEKTENENKFAF